One Malus sylvestris chromosome 14, drMalSylv7.2, whole genome shotgun sequence DNA segment encodes these proteins:
- the LOC126598534 gene encoding zinc-finger homeodomain protein 9-like, with amino-acid sequence MEGDHDPNTNEVYRECLRNHAASLGSYATDGCGEFTLDHASPGGLQCVACGCHRNFHRRVTYAATSSQAAGGGRSGHQQHHVIMSCSSRGRDPAENIITQDQLIDYNAGGGGSPDSGERMSSGKKRFRTKFTAEQKEKMLAFAEKLGWKLLRKDLEDEIERFCKSVGVSRQVFKVWMHNHKNLSSSSTSASTGNASSLTTQ; translated from the coding sequence atggAGGGAGATCATGATCCAAACACAAACGAAGTATACAGAGAGTGCTTGAGAAACCATGCAGCCAGCCTCGGCAGCTACGCCACAGATGGCTGTGGCGAGTTCACACTTGACCACGCATCCCCAGGCGGCCTACAATGCGTCGCCTGCGGATGCCACCGCAACTTCCACCGCAGAGTCACTTACGCAGCCACGTCATCGCAAGCTGCTGGAGGCGGTAGATCAGGACATCAGCAACACCATGTCATCATGAGCTGCAGTAGCCGAGGTCGAGATCCCGCCGAAAATATCATAACACAAGACCAACTCATTGACTACAATGCCGGTGGAGGTGGGTCGCCGGACAGCGGAGAGAGGATGAGCAGCGGGAAGAAGCGGTTCAGGACGAAGTTCACGGCGGAGCAGAAGGAGAAGATGCTGGCGTTTGCTGAGAAGTTAGGGTGGAAGCTGCTGAGAAAAGATCTAGAGGACGAGATAGAGAGGTTCTGCAAGAGTGTAGGGGTAAGCAGACAGGTGTTCAAAGTGTGGATGCATAATCACAAAAacctttcatcttcttctacTTCTGCATCCACCGGCAATGCATCTTCTCTCACTACCCAGTAG